TAGAGGTGATAGATGAACTCCTTTTCGGTTTCCGTGTTCGCGCCTGTGTCTTCCTTGTTGATGTCGCTCGTCTGAGGATTGTAGGAAGTCACCACCGCGCACTTACCCCTAAACCCAGTGGACGCTTTGTTGAAAAGCTCGTAGTACTTGCAAGCCTCATAGATGCTGGAGGCTACCAGCATGGCGTTCCCGCGTTGGTTGCTGAGCCGTCGTTTGGTTCCAAAATCGAACAGGATATCGCTCACCACCCGTTCCATGCGCGACCGTGAGCTCAGCACCTTTTGCATCGTTCCCCATTGCTCGCGAAGGGCCGATCTTTGCCACTCGTTCAAGCCCCGCGTCTTGGCTTCAAACCAAGCATCAACCTTCTCTGTCGAGCCAAGCCTTTGGTCGATGTCCCGGGCTTCGTAGACGAGATCGAGCACTACCTCGTCCACCACCGCCTCCGCGAACTTGTAAGTGTGTATGTATCTTCCGAATACTTCCAAACTCGTTTGCTTGTCCTTCTTCAGCAGAGGGGTGCCGGTAAATCCGATGAAAACCGACTTCGGCAGCAAAGCCTTCATCGTACGATGCAGCTTGCCGCTCTGCGTACGGTGACACTCGTCCACGAATACGAACAACTCGCCCACCGCGGGACTTGGTTGCTCCTCCAGCTCCCGGATAAACGTGTCAAAGTTGTCCACGTCCTTCTTGCCGAACTTGTGCACCAGAGAGCAAATCAGGCGAGGCTTGGGTTGGGAAAGCTGAGCCATCAAGTCCTTGCCGCTTCGCGTTCGGTAGATTTTCTCTCCTGCGTCGGCGAAGACGCCTTCGATCTGTTTGTCCAGCTCGTCACGGTCCGTGATCACCGCAACCCGCGCGTTTGGATTATTCTCCAAGGTCCACTTGGCGAGCATTACCATGACGATGCTTTTGCCGCTTCCTTGGGTGTGCCAGATGATTCCTCCGTCTTTGCGGCGAATGAACTTCTGAGCCTCCTTAATGCCAAAGTACTGGTGATGGCGCGGCACCTTTTTGATCCCGCCATCAAAGAGAATGAAGTCGTAGACCAGCTCGAGCAGTCTTCGCTTGTCGCAAAGCTTCAGCAGGTACTTGTCCAGCTTGTAGCGGCTATTGTCCGACTCTTCTTCCTTCCAGGACAGAAAATACTTCTCCTCGGTACCAACCGTTCCGTAGCGCAGTCCTTCCGTGTCATTGCCTGCCATCACCAGCTGGATGGTAGTAAAGAACTGTTCTATGAATTCCGGCTGCTGGTTCGTAATGTTCTGTCGGATACCATCGCTAATCGACTTTCGGCTGTTCTTCAGCTCAATCACGCCTAGGGCGATCCCATTCACGTAAAGCACCAAATCGGGACGTTTCTCGTGCCTGCCGTAGACTGTGACCTCTTCGGCGATGCCGAAATCGTTCTCCTCCGGATTATCCCAATCGATCAGCTTAACCGTTTCCGTGTTCTGACCTGCCTCGGCCTTCACCTGTACTCCGTACCGCAGAAGCGAATACACTTCTTTGTTGTTCTCGTACAGTAGACGCCCCCTGTGAGTAGTCTCACGTTTCAAGGTTTCGATAGCCCGGCTGATTTGCTCGTTGCGATAGCCCGCCTTCGTCAGATAGTCGCCAAGGAACGCCTCTTCGACATTGCTGTTGCCTGCTCGATCCTGCCAATGGCCAAGGTAGCGGTATTTCAGCTCATTGACGAATAGTTCAACAACGCGGTCCTGGGTTTTTCGTTCTGCTTGGCCTATGGTCATAACTTGGGGTGGAGGATTGACAAATTGCGTCGTTTGTTTGTTCTTGTGGCTTACCGGTGGTTGAAATTCGGCTCCATGCCGTGTGTTTCGGGTCTTTTGGCCAGTGAAACCTATACCCACCGGTTTTTTATTTTCTGAGGGTCGGGTGGAGCCGCCTTACGCGTTAGATAGGTTCCGTAAGCTTTACCATCTGGATCGTCGGCGTCGATGATCAGCGATACTTTGTGCCAGATTGCCCGCAAGAACCGCGACTCTCCTCGCTCGTAGCAACGTTGCAATGCCCAGAGGCAATAGTCAGCCACTTGAAGGCATGGAGAGAGCCATGGATAGCTCGGACAGATTTCAAGCTCCCCTTCGTGATTGATCTCTCTTTCGGACAGAAACCGTTGCTTTGTCTTCAGCAATTCTACCTTGAGGGCTTTGGTGCGGTCCGATTTGCCACGTCGGGCGAAACAGATTCGATAACGATCCAGCTTGTGTAGACGCTGCTTGAAGAGCATCCGGACGGTGAAGTCATACAATTCGTTAGGATGGTAGCGGTAGTCGGAGTCCATGCGGTTTCGGCTTTCTACATACTCAAGGACCTTTCGCATGTCCTTGATCACTGCGAAAAACTTGAAATCTAGCTCTACCAGTAACTCGAACACTTTCGCTCGGATTTCGGGATGGTCATCCTTCGCATGAAAGGCCCGAGCTGTCTTCTTTGCTTCCGGTTGAACTGAAGGAATCGTCGAGTACAAAGGATTACTAAGGAGTGAATGGCGTAGCTGCTCGAGTTTGCGGGTTGTAGCCGACTCATCAAGACACTCGATCATTCCGAGCATGAAAAACTTGCTGGCAGCTTCGTCGTTCAACCGATTCCGCCCTTTGGGACCGAACAACACGCCATCCCCCGCTTCATCGACGAAGTAGCTTGTTTCCTTGGTAGAGTCTATGCCTGTTTCGCTCACGAATCCTTAAGCAGCTGGAAGCTTACTTTGTAACGGTAAAAGTCTATGTTCGTCGCCGCTCTTAGGGCACGGCGGAGCTTGAGGTCGTCCTCAAGAGCGATGATCACGCCGCGTACGGTTTGATGTGGCTCAGCGAGTTCATCCATTGCGTAGCCCATGTAGCGTTGTATCTGGCCAACGACTACATCGCTGGCTCGGCCACGCTTGAGCTCGATGATGAGTATCTCCTTCTGATCCTTGCTGACCGCAAGGATGTCGATCGGTCCCGTGTCGCTCGGATACTGCTGGCCTTTGACTTCGCCATCTTCAGAGTAGATGTCGTAGTTCTTGCCGAGATCCGTGTATTGCCAATTGGCCACGAGAAAGTCTTCGAGGTGCTTCTCCAGGGCGAACACCGATGGGTCTTCGACCGTCTCATCGGAAACGATTATGTCTGGCTTAACAGCTCGACCACCAATCAGCTTTTCAAGCTCCTCCGCATATCCAGTGATGTCGCAACAGGTTCCCGTTGAATTGGTAGAGCGCTGCAGGGCTTCGCTCATATCTGCCCGGTCGAAGAGATCGCTGTACCAAGTGATTGATCGTCGATGAGGCAAGATGTCGTCGGGAACGTAGTAATAAGGCCCCGTGATTTCGCCCGCTCGGTAACGTCCTGAACCGTTGGGGGTGATGATCACGTCACCTTCCTTGAGGCCTTTGCTCATTGTCCAGGTGAAGCCGCAGGCCAATCCCGCCGCGATGGCACTCTTGCCCGGATGTTTCTCCAAGTAGATCGGCCTAAACTCCTTGTTGAATTCACGCCAATTATCAGGGAGCCGTCCCGTAAGGTCCTCGCGGATACCGTAGTCGACTCCGATAAATCCTTCCTTGTAGCAGCGATCCGAATACACACTTTGCTGCCCAGCCATGACTCTATTGTAGGATTTCATGCGAATTCTAAACTTTCCAAATTGCTGGATCCGCCTGCACGAATTCACTAAGATAGTCGAATGAATGGACTTTAGTGGTGCTATGCATTCCTCGCTGCAGCGCCGATCTCAACCTCCTTCTTGCGATCCTATCAGGATTGACTATTACGAGAGAACCAATTGCGTCTTTTTTTACGCCGAATCGCAGCAGGGCTTCTGCATGTTGGTCACTTGGCGGTAGTGAGTATCCAATTACAACAACTCGACTGGCCGAACGAAGATCCTTGTATGCATTCTTCATTACGTTTCCTATGATACCGTCATCGTCATAAGCCTTCGAGGATTCAGGAGGGATGATCTTGAATCGCATATCTCCCCCTCTTGGGTTTGCATACGGTCTTTGTTTTAAGCTGATTTCATCGCCTGAAACCATGAAGTGCAGGGAGCCATGTACTTTGTGCACCCGAATCGAAGCATCTTTACGATTGGGCTCAAGCGACTCTGGCGTCCATGCTTCATGCCCAGCTAAACCTTTACCTTTTGCCTTGAGCTTGAAACCATACCCGTAGTGAGCATCCCACTTTCCCTTTCCTTTGCGGGCGAGAGAGTCATCCAAAACACAATCGTAGTTAAAATTGATAAACGCATCGCCGGGTTCAGCTAAGTCGCTCACCAATTTGTCATGCCACGTGCATTCACGAGTTCTGTAGCTTCCGGTTCCTCCGTCCTTAACTTCCGTCAAGGACTCTCCGAGTATTAAGGCAATTGATTGTTCAAGGTCTTTCCTTAGGGCGACTACTTTCTGATGAACCTGCTTATCTTCTTGCCCCAAGTGTTGAGACAACCGCTCTGCATGCTCAAAATGACAAAACACTTGCTCCATG
This region of Pelagicoccus enzymogenes genomic DNA includes:
- a CDS encoding type I restriction endonuclease subunit R, producing MTIGQAERKTQDRVVELFVNELKYRYLGHWQDRAGNSNVEEAFLGDYLTKAGYRNEQISRAIETLKRETTHRGRLLYENNKEVYSLLRYGVQVKAEAGQNTETVKLIDWDNPEENDFGIAEEVTVYGRHEKRPDLVLYVNGIALGVIELKNSRKSISDGIRQNITNQQPEFIEQFFTTIQLVMAGNDTEGLRYGTVGTEEKYFLSWKEEESDNSRYKLDKYLLKLCDKRRLLELVYDFILFDGGIKKVPRHHQYFGIKEAQKFIRRKDGGIIWHTQGSGKSIVMVMLAKWTLENNPNARVAVITDRDELDKQIEGVFADAGEKIYRTRSGKDLMAQLSQPKPRLICSLVHKFGKKDVDNFDTFIRELEEQPSPAVGELFVFVDECHRTQSGKLHRTMKALLPKSVFIGFTGTPLLKKDKQTSLEVFGRYIHTYKFAEAVVDEVVLDLVYEARDIDQRLGSTEKVDAWFEAKTRGLNEWQRSALREQWGTMQKVLSSRSRMERVVSDILFDFGTKRRLSNQRGNAMLVASSIYEACKYYELFNKASTGFRGKCAVVTSYNPQTSDINKEDTGANTETEKEFIYHLYQELLKDVPARPGQTKTEAFEDDVKRRFKKEPANMKLLIVVDKLLTGFDAPSCTYLYIDKSMQDHGLFQAICRTNRLDGEDKDFGYIIDYKDLFRKVENAIEVYTSELDDGDSESRDPQIVLQERLEKGSERLDEALEQLSLLCEPVRAPRDTLAHIQYFCGNTEIAADLEEREPQRVALYKGVASLVRAYANISDEMDTAGYSESDVERIKRQIDHYLKLREEVRLASGETIDLKAYEADMRHLIDTYIDADEPRKISPFDDMPLIDLIVKTGMANAINQMPEGMRASQESVAEAIENNVRKTIIKEHLNDPAYYERMSVLLDEIIAARRRKAIDYEEYLRRIAELARSVQSGDANDVPEVLRTPGQRALYNNLKSEAASEAAGNYANNAGVDPIAALAIRLDETIKQVSPHGWRGHEAKERMIKAAMFAILQNQDEVERMFPIIKQQTDY
- a CDS encoding DUF3800 domain-containing protein, with amino-acid sequence MSETGIDSTKETSYFVDEAGDGVLFGPKGRNRLNDEAASKFFMLGMIECLDESATTRKLEQLRHSLLSNPLYSTIPSVQPEAKKTARAFHAKDDHPEIRAKVFELLVELDFKFFAVIKDMRKVLEYVESRNRMDSDYRYHPNELYDFTVRMLFKQRLHKLDRYRICFARRGKSDRTKALKVELLKTKQRFLSEREINHEGELEICPSYPWLSPCLQVADYCLWALQRCYERGESRFLRAIWHKVSLIIDADDPDGKAYGTYLTRKAAPPDPQKIKNRWV
- a CDS encoding endonuclease NucS domain-containing protein — translated: MKSYNRVMAGQQSVYSDRCYKEGFIGVDYGIREDLTGRLPDNWREFNKEFRPIYLEKHPGKSAIAAGLACGFTWTMSKGLKEGDVIITPNGSGRYRAGEITGPYYYVPDDILPHRRSITWYSDLFDRADMSEALQRSTNSTGTCCDITGYAEELEKLIGGRAVKPDIIVSDETVEDPSVFALEKHLEDFLVANWQYTDLGKNYDIYSEDGEVKGQQYPSDTGPIDILAVSKDQKEILIIELKRGRASDVVVGQIQRYMGYAMDELAEPHQTVRGVIIALEDDLKLRRALRAATNIDFYRYKVSFQLLKDS
- a CDS encoding SIR2 family protein; this translates as MSKGKTVFILGAGATRGCSFVAKMKNQGRCLPPLDGDFFTQLQRVSNRCHADRINRLISGLTEWFGTNFVLSMEQVFCHFEHAERLSQHLGQEDKQVHQKVVALRKDLEQSIALILGESLTEVKDGGTGSYRTRECTWHDKLVSDLAEPGDAFINFNYDCVLDDSLARKGKGKWDAHYGYGFKLKAKGKGLAGHEAWTPESLEPNRKDASIRVHKVHGSLHFMVSGDEISLKQRPYANPRGGDMRFKIIPPESSKAYDDDGIIGNVMKNAYKDLRSASRVVVIGYSLPPSDQHAEALLRFGVKKDAIGSLVIVNPDRIARRRLRSALQRGMHSTTKVHSFDYLSEFVQADPAIWKV